A region of Chitinophaga horti DNA encodes the following proteins:
- the panC gene encoding pantoate--beta-alanine ligase → MYIFKEIRTLQQFLEAEKKAGKKVGFVPTMGALHQGHISLIDAAREQSDIVVCSIFVNPTQFNDPKDYEKYPITINEDVSKLTAAGTDVLFLPAVAEMYPEGVHGEHRHYDFGYLETVLEGAHRPNHFQGVGIIVHKLLEAVLPDGLFMGQKDFQQCMIVKKLLDIIQLPVQLVICPTRREEDGLAMSSRNLRLSSDERQLATAIFNELIRIKENVNQTPLDELKQNAILNLEQQGFQVDYIEVADANNLRVISAPIPESMVALAAAKLNEVRLIDNMLL, encoded by the coding sequence ATGTACATTTTCAAGGAAATACGCACGTTACAACAGTTTCTCGAAGCAGAAAAAAAGGCAGGAAAAAAAGTCGGGTTCGTCCCGACGATGGGCGCACTCCACCAGGGTCACATCTCTCTCATCGATGCGGCGAGGGAGCAGTCAGACATCGTGGTCTGCAGCATCTTCGTTAATCCAACACAGTTCAATGATCCAAAAGATTACGAAAAATATCCAATTACGATAAATGAGGATGTGTCGAAGCTGACAGCCGCCGGTACAGACGTACTCTTTCTGCCTGCCGTGGCAGAGATGTACCCCGAGGGCGTGCATGGCGAGCACCGGCACTACGACTTCGGCTACCTCGAAACAGTGCTGGAAGGTGCGCATCGTCCCAACCACTTCCAGGGCGTGGGCATTATCGTGCATAAGTTGCTGGAAGCGGTGCTGCCGGACGGACTGTTCATGGGGCAAAAGGACTTCCAGCAGTGTATGATCGTGAAAAAGCTGCTCGACATTATACAACTGCCGGTGCAATTGGTGATTTGCCCTACGCGGCGCGAGGAAGACGGTCTGGCCATGAGCAGCCGCAACCTGCGCCTGAGCAGCGACGAACGCCAGCTGGCTACCGCGATCTTTAATGAGCTCATCCGCATCAAGGAAAATGTTAATCAAACTCCATTAGATGAATTAAAGCAAAACGCCATACTGAACCTGGAACAGCAAGGTTTCCAGGTTGATTATATAGAAGTAGCGGATGCGAATAACCTGCGGGTTATCTCCGCTCCCATACCGGAGAGCATGGTAGCGCTGGCGGCAGCGAAGCTGAACGAGGTGCGCCTGATCGATAACATGTTGCTGTAG
- a CDS encoding DUF4270 domain-containing protein: MKINIRNFSGALALMAALFAYTACNKATSLGVDLIPGSDNVNVKDTTIENIIANNIWQTDSAVFTGAANYTAVLGSITDDLVFGRTQGTLYTQVSLPNSGFSYSGTAQTLDSVILYIGYNGFYGDSMAPLKLNVYRMNEPKFRIDSNYRYYQKLGVDVAQQIGSATIIPRQLRDSIIVYGVKQTPALRIALTPAFGNLLLQQTTSGNFVNDSTFRAFLGGIAVVPDTTVLGRNLLYLNLASTSTKLSVYYKSAENDSLVSSFAFDSYASAHANYFSRNYTGSEAAQYINTNNPLGDSLLFLQEAPGIYAKLKIPGLESIPKAIINKAELAITEVTFGSDPARDAIYTEPDRLMLAQYQAATGDSVKALVDYGNPTNPNLSYFGGQRTVISDLGIMKVVQYKFNIARHLQLLLDSKDTNFGLRLEALSSLNIDSRRVKVGGGNHSTYKMKLRIIYTQL; the protein is encoded by the coding sequence GTGAAGATCAATATCAGGAACTTTAGCGGAGCGCTTGCCTTAATGGCGGCGCTGTTCGCGTACACAGCCTGTAACAAAGCTACCTCATTGGGGGTTGACCTAATACCTGGTTCGGACAATGTGAATGTGAAAGACACGACCATTGAAAATATCATTGCCAACAACATCTGGCAGACCGATTCAGCAGTATTTACCGGCGCAGCAAATTACACCGCCGTTTTAGGTAGCATCACCGACGATCTCGTGTTCGGCCGTACCCAGGGTACGCTGTACACGCAGGTGAGCCTGCCGAATTCCGGTTTCTCTTACTCAGGTACCGCTCAAACACTGGACTCCGTTATTCTTTACATCGGTTACAATGGCTTCTACGGCGACTCTATGGCGCCGCTGAAACTGAATGTTTACCGTATGAACGAACCGAAGTTCCGTATCGACTCTAACTACCGCTACTACCAGAAACTGGGTGTAGACGTGGCACAGCAGATCGGTAGCGCTACGATCATTCCGAGGCAGCTGAGGGACTCTATCATCGTGTATGGCGTAAAACAGACGCCCGCACTGCGTATCGCACTTACGCCTGCATTCGGTAACCTGTTACTGCAGCAAACTACTTCCGGTAACTTCGTGAATGATTCTACGTTCCGGGCTTTCCTGGGCGGCATCGCGGTAGTGCCCGACACGACGGTGCTTGGTCGTAACCTGCTGTACCTCAACCTGGCCAGCACCAGCACTAAACTGTCTGTTTACTACAAATCTGCCGAAAACGATTCACTCGTGAGCAGCTTTGCATTCGACAGCTATGCTTCTGCGCACGCCAACTACTTCTCCCGTAACTACACCGGCTCCGAGGCCGCGCAATACATCAATACCAATAATCCGTTAGGAGATAGCCTGCTGTTCCTGCAGGAGGCACCTGGTATTTATGCAAAGCTGAAAATACCCGGACTGGAAAGCATCCCGAAGGCGATTATCAACAAAGCCGAACTGGCGATCACCGAGGTTACTTTCGGCAGCGATCCGGCCAGGGACGCGATTTATACAGAACCTGACAGGCTGATGCTCGCCCAATACCAAGCGGCAACCGGCGACAGTGTGAAGGCACTCGTAGATTACGGCAACCCCACTAATCCCAATCTTTCGTATTTTGGTGGTCAGAGAACGGTCATATCTGATCTCGGCATCATGAAGGTTGTTCAATATAAATTTAATATTGCACGGCATTTACAGTTGCTACTCGACAGTAAAGACACTAACTTTGGTTTGAGGTTGGAAGCACTTTCATCACTCAATATCGACTCCCGCCGGGTTAAGGTGGGCGGCGGTAACCATTCCACTTACAAGATGAAACTTAGGATTATTTACACCCAACTTTAA
- a CDS encoding glycogen/starch synthase, translating into MSPYLDLTDYAAIVNKMAIKSNETGLEVRVIMPRFGIINERRHRLHEVVRLSGINIVIDGDDYPLIIKVASLPNARLQVYFLDNEDYFKRKTVFADENEKFYDDNAARMVFFCKGALETVKKFGWPPDIIHCSGWMTSLVPLYLKTAYKKEPVFANTKTVFSLTPNTFKEKLGATFLKKAAISNLVKEKDLEPFKEGTNSAISKGAAKYSDAVILGSEKSDKKIVDELKTEKGKIIVPYRKDNEDLADYLQLYNQLLGK; encoded by the coding sequence ATGTCGCCTTATCTGGATCTGACTGATTATGCGGCTATAGTTAACAAGATGGCGATCAAATCCAATGAGACCGGACTTGAGGTGAGGGTTATCATGCCCCGGTTCGGGATCATTAATGAGAGGAGACACCGCTTGCACGAGGTGGTTAGACTGTCTGGCATTAATATAGTGATAGATGGGGACGATTACCCGCTGATCATTAAAGTAGCTTCTTTACCGAATGCACGTTTACAGGTGTACTTCCTGGATAACGAAGATTACTTTAAGCGGAAAACCGTATTTGCGGACGAGAACGAGAAGTTTTACGACGATAATGCCGCGCGCATGGTGTTTTTCTGTAAAGGTGCGCTGGAAACTGTGAAGAAATTCGGATGGCCTCCTGACATCATTCACTGCAGTGGATGGATGACGTCACTGGTACCTTTATACCTGAAAACAGCTTATAAAAAGGAGCCTGTGTTCGCGAACACTAAAACCGTGTTTTCGCTCACGCCCAATACATTCAAGGAAAAACTGGGTGCTACCTTCCTGAAGAAGGCGGCTATCAGTAACCTGGTGAAGGAAAAAGACCTGGAGCCATTTAAAGAGGGCACCAACAGCGCGATCAGTAAAGGCGCCGCCAAATACTCCGACGCGGTGATACTGGGCAGCGAGAAATCCGATAAGAAGATCGTGGATGAACTGAAGACGGAGAAGGGTAAGATCATCGTTCCTTACAGGAAAGACAATGAAGATCTGGCAGACTATCTGCAACTTTATAATCAATTGCTTGGTAAATAA
- the panD gene encoding aspartate 1-decarboxylase — translation MQIEILKCKIHRAVVTEANLQYVGSITIDEDLMDAATLIEYEKVQVLNVNNGERLETYVIKGKRGSGVICMNGPAARLVAPGDIVIIISYATMEFEEAKKYTPIAIFPKEGNKL, via the coding sequence ATGCAAATAGAGATATTAAAATGTAAGATCCACAGGGCTGTTGTTACAGAAGCTAACCTGCAATACGTAGGCAGTATTACGATCGACGAAGACCTCATGGATGCCGCCACCCTCATCGAGTATGAAAAGGTGCAGGTGCTGAACGTCAACAATGGCGAAAGGCTCGAAACGTATGTGATCAAAGGCAAAAGGGGTTCAGGCGTCATCTGCATGAACGGTCCGGCTGCCAGGCTTGTAGCTCCCGGCGACATAGTGATCATTATTTCCTATGCTACCATGGAGTTTGAAGAGGCTAAGAAGTACACGCCTATTGCCATTTTCCCGAAGGAAGGCAATAAGCTCTAG